One Actinomadura viridis genomic region harbors:
- a CDS encoding helix-turn-helix transcriptional regulator, with protein sequence MDSDDSSLGAFLRRRRNLLRPDPRPEERRRVPGARRDEIARAAGISTGYYARLEQDRATRPSWQTVAALARALRLDDEATAQLYRLARPAGRRSRPARRERISPEVRRLMDGWSAVAAMVIDTAQDVLARNAPASVLHGRFTRDDNLLRMVFLDPAAAEHFGDWNRVAADVVADLRRAVRETPDDPRLTSLVGELSIHSAPFRRLWAAREGALVARRHLHLFHPEVGELRLTVEVFPIARAPGQRLVTYQAEPGSPSAEALVLLGTLTSQSATAAGAGERS encoded by the coding sequence GTGGACAGCGATGACTCTTCCCTCGGAGCCTTCCTGCGCCGACGTCGGAACCTGCTGCGGCCCGACCCGCGGCCGGAAGAGCGGCGGCGGGTACCCGGCGCGCGCCGTGACGAGATCGCACGGGCGGCGGGCATCAGCACCGGCTACTACGCCCGGCTGGAGCAGGACCGCGCCACGCGGCCGTCCTGGCAGACCGTCGCGGCGCTGGCCCGGGCCTTGCGCCTGGACGACGAGGCCACCGCGCAGCTGTACCGGCTGGCCCGGCCGGCCGGCCGCCGGAGCCGTCCCGCGCGCCGGGAGCGGATCTCGCCGGAGGTGCGGCGGCTCATGGACGGCTGGAGCGCCGTGGCCGCGATGGTCATCGACACCGCCCAGGACGTGCTGGCCCGCAACGCGCCGGCCTCCGTCCTGCACGGGCGCTTCACCCGCGACGACAACCTCCTGCGCATGGTCTTCCTCGACCCGGCTGCGGCCGAGCACTTCGGCGACTGGAACCGGGTGGCCGCCGACGTGGTGGCCGACCTGCGCCGGGCGGTGCGCGAAACCCCCGACGATCCCCGGCTGACCTCCCTGGTGGGCGAGCTGTCGATCCACAGTGCGCCGTTCCGCCGCCTGTGGGCCGCCCGCGAGGGCGCCCTGGTCGCCCGCCGCCATCTCCACCTGTTCCATCCCGAGGTCGGCGAGCTCCGCCTCACCGTCGAGGTCTTCCCCATCGCTCGGGCGCCCGGCCAGCGGCTCGTCACCTACCAGGCAGAGCCCGGTTCCCCCTCCGCCGAGGCCCTGGTCCTCCTCGGCACGCTCACCTCCCAGAGCGCCACTGCGGCCGGGGCCGGGGAGCGTTCCTAG
- a CDS encoding helix-turn-helix transcriptional regulator has translation MSSSTPLGEFLRARREGLKPQDVGLPEYGRRRVKGLRREEVALLAGMSSDYYVRLEQGRESSPSPQVIEAVARALLLDGEAADHLRRLAQPRELRFRRHVQEQVSPQLVQLMDGFAHSPAFALGPALDILAGNAMADALHEAFSPADNLARMVFCDPAGREFYQEWERAAHSCVAELRAAYGHDPDNARIAEVVADLSAQSPEFADLWGRHDVKSKSQEGKLLRHRRVGDLHIQFSALTVNGAPHQQLVVYQAEPASPTAIAFQRLAGRAGAPRAQGVTAG, from the coding sequence ATGAGCAGTAGTACGCCGTTGGGCGAGTTCCTCAGAGCGCGTCGTGAGGGTTTGAAGCCGCAGGACGTCGGCCTGCCGGAGTATGGGCGCCGCCGGGTGAAGGGGCTGCGACGGGAGGAGGTCGCACTGCTGGCGGGGATGAGCAGCGACTACTACGTCCGTCTGGAGCAGGGGCGCGAGTCCAGCCCGTCGCCCCAGGTGATCGAGGCGGTGGCGCGGGCGCTGCTGCTGGACGGGGAAGCCGCCGATCACCTGCGCCGCCTGGCCCAGCCGCGGGAGCTGCGCTTCAGGCGACACGTCCAAGAGCAGGTCAGCCCTCAGCTGGTGCAGCTGATGGACGGATTCGCGCACTCTCCGGCCTTCGCGCTGGGACCGGCTCTGGACATCCTGGCGGGCAACGCGATGGCCGACGCCCTGCACGAGGCGTTCTCGCCCGCCGACAACCTGGCGCGCATGGTGTTCTGTGATCCGGCGGGCCGGGAGTTCTACCAGGAGTGGGAGCGCGCCGCGCACTCCTGCGTGGCGGAGCTGCGCGCCGCCTATGGCCATGATCCGGACAATGCGCGGATCGCCGAGGTGGTCGCCGACCTGTCCGCCCAGAGCCCCGAGTTCGCCGATCTGTGGGGCCGCCACGACGTGAAGTCCAAGTCCCAGGAGGGCAAGCTCCTGCGGCACCGGCGCGTGGGCGACCTGCACATCCAGTTCTCGGCCCTCACCGTCAACGGCGCGCCGCACCAGCAACTCGTCGTCTACCAGGCCGAGCCCGCCAGCCCGACCGCCATCGCCTTCCAGCGCCTGGCCGGACGGGCCGGCGCCCCCCGAGCCCAAGGGGTCACCGCCGGCTGA
- a CDS encoding SDR family NAD(P)-dependent oxidoreductase, which yields MAVWFITGASRGLGADIARTALRHGDQVTVAVRNPDRIPDDLAESDDVLAVALDVTRGQDVPVAVQAAVDRFGRIDVLVNNAGRGLLGAVEEISDAEARSLFDLNVFGLIDVTRAVLPVMRRQGSGTIVNIGSRSGFEGEPGVGLYSASKFAVAGLTEALAAELAPFGIRAMVVEPGVLRTDFLDSSSLSTAGSRIPDYDGTPAHVTLDWAGEANHTQLGDPVKGAALIHEVVSQDKLPSHLYLGPDTIDRLQVVVARIQEDLAPWRAKSAATAHDDA from the coding sequence ATGGCTGTTTGGTTCATCACCGGGGCCTCCCGCGGACTGGGCGCGGACATCGCCCGGACCGCCCTGCGGCACGGCGACCAGGTCACCGTCGCCGTCCGCAACCCCGATCGGATCCCCGACGACCTGGCCGAGTCCGACGACGTGCTCGCCGTCGCCCTGGACGTCACCCGCGGCCAGGACGTGCCCGTCGCCGTCCAGGCCGCCGTCGACCGGTTCGGCCGGATCGACGTGCTGGTCAACAACGCCGGCCGCGGTCTGCTCGGGGCGGTGGAGGAGATCAGCGACGCCGAGGCGCGGTCCCTGTTCGACCTCAACGTCTTCGGCCTGATCGACGTGACCCGCGCGGTCCTGCCCGTCATGCGGCGCCAGGGTTCGGGCACGATCGTCAACATCGGGTCGCGGTCGGGATTCGAGGGCGAGCCGGGCGTCGGTCTCTACAGCGCCTCCAAGTTCGCCGTGGCCGGGCTCACCGAGGCGCTCGCGGCCGAACTCGCGCCCTTCGGCATCCGGGCCATGGTCGTCGAGCCGGGAGTGCTGCGCACCGACTTCCTGGACTCCAGCTCCCTGAGCACGGCAGGCTCGCGGATCCCCGACTACGACGGCACCCCCGCCCACGTGACCCTCGACTGGGCCGGGGAGGCCAACCACACCCAGCTCGGTGACCCGGTCAAGGGCGCCGCTCTGATCCACGAGGTCGTGTCCCAGGACAAGCTGCCCTCCCACCTGTACCTCGGCCCCGACACCATCGACCGGCTCCAGGTCGTGGTCGCGCGGATCCAGGAGGACCTGGCTCCCTGGCGGGCCAAGTCCGCCGCGACCGCCCACGACGACGCCTGA
- a CDS encoding SDR family oxidoreductase yields MSALLAGTPLTGRVAVVSGASSGIGAATALRLAELGASVAVLARRKDRLDDLVAAIEAGGGTALAVAVDVTQRAAVADAAARIADRLGPADLVLNNAGVQLISAIEELRVEDWQQQIDLNVTGVMNVIAAFLPQLTAAADAGRPADLINTSSIAATRILEKFSIYSGTKAYISHLTRLMRVELGPRGVRVASIEPGMVDTELPSHVTDPDASALMEGLLHDIAPLEAADLAETVAFIAASPRHVNLTEITVLPTAQAI; encoded by the coding sequence ATGTCCGCTCTGCTCGCCGGCACCCCGCTGACAGGCCGCGTCGCCGTCGTATCCGGCGCCTCCAGCGGCATCGGCGCCGCCACCGCCCTGCGCCTGGCCGAACTCGGCGCCTCCGTCGCCGTCCTGGCCCGCCGCAAGGACAGGCTCGACGACCTCGTCGCCGCCATCGAGGCAGGTGGCGGCACCGCCCTGGCGGTCGCCGTCGACGTCACCCAGCGCGCGGCGGTCGCCGACGCCGCGGCCCGGATCGCCGACCGGCTCGGCCCCGCCGACCTCGTCCTGAACAACGCCGGGGTGCAGCTGATCTCGGCGATCGAAGAGCTGCGGGTCGAGGACTGGCAGCAGCAGATCGACCTCAACGTCACCGGGGTCATGAACGTCATCGCCGCGTTCCTGCCGCAGCTCACCGCCGCGGCCGACGCCGGCCGCCCGGCCGACCTGATCAACACCTCCTCCATCGCCGCCACCCGCATCCTGGAGAAGTTCTCGATCTATTCGGGCACCAAGGCCTACATCAGTCACCTCACCCGGCTGATGCGCGTCGAACTCGGCCCCCGCGGGGTCCGCGTGGCCTCGATCGAGCCCGGCATGGTCGACACCGAGCTGCCCAGCCACGTCACCGACCCCGACGCGAGCGCGCTGATGGAGGGGCTGCTCCACGACATCGCCCCGCTGGAGGCCGCCGACCTCGCCGAGACCGTCGCGTTCATCGCCGCGTCCCCTCGCCACGTCAACCTCACCGAGATCACCGTCCTGCCCACCGCGCAGGCCATCTAG
- a CDS encoding flavin reductase family protein, which produces MPAASTRTAYPLADVHRLIEPGPVLLVSTHDGRRANLMTNGFNMPVAHGGLIALIVGPWDHSHAALEATGECVLAIPSVDLAERVVDVGNCSGRDVDKWERFGFTPVPAAEVAAPLVGECFANIECTVADDRLAADHHLWILRAERAWIDPPRRGAGEFHHRGDGTFSANAATLDLRHRMTKWRHLTD; this is translated from the coding sequence ATGCCCGCCGCCTCGACCAGGACCGCCTACCCGCTGGCCGACGTCCACCGCCTCATCGAGCCCGGACCCGTCCTCTTGGTGTCCACCCACGACGGCCGCCGCGCCAACCTGATGACCAACGGGTTCAACATGCCCGTCGCCCACGGCGGTCTCATCGCGCTGATCGTCGGCCCGTGGGACCACAGCCACGCCGCCCTGGAGGCCACCGGCGAGTGCGTCCTGGCGATACCGTCGGTCGATCTCGCCGAACGGGTCGTCGACGTCGGCAACTGCTCCGGTCGTGACGTCGACAAGTGGGAGAGGTTCGGCTTCACCCCCGTCCCCGCCGCCGAGGTCGCCGCACCGCTGGTGGGCGAGTGCTTCGCCAACATCGAATGCACCGTCGCCGACGACCGCCTGGCCGCCGACCACCATCTGTGGATCCTGCGCGCCGAACGCGCCTGGATCGACCCGCCCCGCCGTGGCGCAGGCGAGTTCCACCACCGCGGCGACGGCACCTTCTCCGCCAACGCCGCCACCCTCGACCTGCGCCACCGCATGACCAAGTGGCGCCACCTCACCGACTGA
- a CDS encoding DUF1330 domain-containing protein: MSAYMVISVTPQDEDKFREYEAATLSVVGRYGGVPIARDVEPLVLETDAKPALAVILRFDSKQAVEAFYHSDDYAPLKEFRHTFAEAHALVIEGP, translated from the coding sequence ATGAGCGCATACATGGTCATCAGCGTCACCCCTCAGGACGAGGACAAGTTCCGCGAGTACGAGGCCGCCACCCTGAGCGTCGTTGGACGCTACGGGGGCGTCCCCATCGCTCGCGACGTCGAGCCACTGGTCCTGGAGACCGACGCCAAGCCCGCCCTGGCCGTCATCCTGCGCTTCGACAGCAAGCAAGCGGTCGAGGCGTTCTACCATTCCGACGACTACGCCCCGCTGAAGGAGTTCCGGCACACGTTCGCCGAGGCCCACGCCCTGGTCATCGAAGGCCCGTGA
- a CDS encoding MarR family winged helix-turn-helix transcriptional regulator, with translation MRLDDQICFSLATASRSVAAVYRPLLEKVGLTQPQYMVMLVLWERGPVTIKEIAAALHLDHGTLTPLLKRLEAAGHIVRRRRTDDERSVEVELTPQGAALRERAAEIPDEITRALPLTDEEGELLRGLLAKLDGRDRP, from the coding sequence ATGCGGCTCGACGACCAGATCTGCTTCTCGCTGGCGACCGCGTCGCGGTCGGTGGCGGCGGTGTACCGGCCCCTGCTGGAGAAGGTGGGGCTGACCCAACCGCAGTACATGGTGATGCTGGTGCTGTGGGAGCGCGGCCCTGTGACGATCAAGGAGATCGCGGCGGCGCTCCATCTCGACCATGGCACCCTGACGCCGCTGCTCAAACGCCTGGAGGCGGCCGGGCACATCGTGCGTCGCCGCCGGACCGACGACGAGCGCAGCGTGGAGGTCGAGCTCACTCCCCAGGGGGCCGCGCTGCGCGAACGGGCCGCCGAGATCCCGGACGAGATCACCCGCGCACTGCCGCTGACGGACGAGGAGGGCGAGCTGCTACGCGGGTTGCTCGCCAAGCTCGACGGGCGAGACCGCCCCTGA
- a CDS encoding GNAT family N-acetyltransferase produces MGSALARAALEMVKDSDARFLPVCPFIAGWSAKHPEYDAWRYQATSRVTD; encoded by the coding sequence GTGGGATCTGCGCTGGCCAGGGCCGCGTTGGAGATGGTCAAGGACTCGGACGCCAGGTTCTTGCCCGTGTGCCCCTTCATCGCGGGCTGGAGCGCGAAGCACCCGGAGTACGACGCCTGGCGCTACCAGGCGACCAGCCGCGTCACGGACTGA